The Triticum aestivum cultivar Chinese Spring chromosome 7B, IWGSC CS RefSeq v2.1, whole genome shotgun sequence genome window below encodes:
- the LOC123161159 gene encoding uncharacterized protein has product MLIPQIHYLDSLEIGKDCPPPHNILPRFAAYNDSVVDKLIKRDIVLHNRLPFPTYGKLKIRNPHSIRYEYGAIAQQSANTPTTHRTFNSLVNLETPTFNIGLSQFEHDNSISVRNQIPRVSANLSTEFNMVADTDVVPDTPDRQQQAAQTDFPVQTPTSISPHSLLQEMSAARISIHEECGLPKVQPKTRRRIIGEPSDMLVNIPKRIIRPSRMVQSPFLCKQYISVRVDVKALEDLYTYTISITNEEQLRSVNFLTSLCIKLLALSL; this is encoded by the exons ATGTTAATACCTCAG ATTCACTACCTGGACAGCTTGGAAATTGGCAaagattgcccccccccccacaacatTCTTCCAAGGTTTGCTGCATACAACGATAGCGTGGTCGACAAACTCATCAAACGTGACATAGTTCTGCATAATCGACTGCCTTTTCCGACGTACGGAAAATTAAAG ATACGAAATCCCCACAGCATCCGCTACGAGTATGGAGCAATTGCACAACAGTCAGCGAACACTCCTACTACTCATAGAACGTTTAATTCTCTAGTTAACTTGGAGACCCCAACCTTCAACATTGGATTGAGCCAATTTGAGCACGACAACAGCATCTCAGTACGCAACCAAATCCCCCGAGTGTCTGCAAACTTATCGACGGAATTCAACATGGTAGCTGATACAGACGTAGTGCCAGATACACCAGATCGGCAGCAACAAGCTGCACAAACAG ATTTTCCTGTCCAAACTCCTACATCCATATCACCTCATTCTTTATTACAAGAAATGAGTGCGGCAAGAATATCGATACATGAGGAATGTGGTCTCCCAAAAGTTCAACCCAAAACAAGGAGGAGAATCATTGGAGAACCATCTGATATGCTTGTAAACATACCAAAGCGAATAATTAGACCCAGTAGAATGGTTCAGTCCCCATTTCTGTGCAAACAATACATAAGTGTGAGGGTCGATGTCAAGGCATTAGAAGATTTATACACATATACTATATCCATTACTAATGAAGAACAACTGAGGTCAGTAAACTTCCTTACCTCATTATGTATTAAATTACTTGCTTTATCTTTATAA
- the LOC123159331 gene encoding protein FAR1-RELATED SEQUENCE 5-like, with the protein MFDTTYQTNMYNMPLGVFVGVNNHCQTVVFGCAMMREETVESFKWLFRAFSKAMHWKKPAAILTDNCYQMEAAIKAVWPGAYHRVCKWHILKNAKENLGNIYSKRSTFKDEFHRVLNEPQTIDEFEKAWTDLIKRYNLEESVYLKRMWDIKEKWAPVYFKSYFFAKMSTTQRSESMNHVLKKYVRPSSLMNVLVRKYESFFYDRIQEEDAEEFHTSDDKVITATKSPLEKHVARVYTRGAYKKFKEQFVWSVSYDIRPSMDEHHFMVIHMGEEKDSWGRREYDVYANIGEREFSCVCKLFEHLGILCRDILKVMVQFGFREIPEQYVKKRWTRSARDSIPEHLKEYVNDNEAAASRTYRHDLMYQTALDMVRLGDTNTESYRKTMDVMCKHISDLKILAATEETNTKESRKSERLSGKIVAADVMSEFDEDLLNDNFVDDFEAEEGAGEESFDEEIEGQEFVETPFGCDILPPEFRRGRGRPKVRRFKSKAEMASRHGKKSGHVSQMKNVETGSSSAGARPMQIRYCDSCGQQGHNKSTCGRDSTYKRK; encoded by the exons ATGTTTGATACAACATATCAGACAAATATGTATAACATGCCTCTTGGTGTTTTTGTTGGGGTGAATAATCATTGCCAAACTGTAGTATTTGGTTGTGCAATGATGAGAGAGGAAACAGTGGAATCTTTCAAATGGTTGTTCCGCGCTTTTAGTAAGGCGATGCATTGGAAGAAACCAGCGGCAATTCTCACAG ATAACTGCTATCAGATGGAAGCGGCGATCAAAGCTGTGTGGCCTGGTGCGTATCACAGAGTTTGCAAGTGGCATATTTTGAAGAACGCTAAAGAGAACCTTGGAAACATATATAGCAAGAGGAGCACATTCAAGGATGAGTTTCATAGAGTTCTGAATGAACCGCAGACAATAGACGAGTTTGAAAAAGCATGGACTGATTTAATCAAGAGGTATAATCTAGAGGAGAGTGTGTACTTGAAACGGATGTGGGATATTAAGGAGAAGTGGGCTCCTGTTTACTTCAAGTCTTATTTTTTTGCTAAAATGTCGACCACTCAGAGAAGTGAGAGCATGAATCATGTTCTGAAGAAGTATGTGAGGCCATCTTCCCTAATGAATGTGCTTGTTAGAAAGTATGAAAGTTTCTTTTATGACAGAATTCAGGAGGAAGACGCAGAGGAGTTTCACACATCTGAT GACAAGGTGATTACAGCAACGAAGTCGCCTTTGGAAAAACATGTTGCACGTGTTTACACAAGAGGTGCTTACAAAAAGTTCAAGGAACAATTTGTGTGGAGTGTCTCGTATGATATAAGACCATCGATGGATGAACATCATTTTATGGTGATACATATGGGCGAAGAAAAGGATAGCTGGGGCAGGAGAGAGTATGATGTGTATGCAAATATCGGTGAGAGAGAATTTTCTTGTGTCTGCAAACTGTTTGAGCACTTGGGAATACTATGCCGGGACATATTGAAG GTTATGGTGCAGTTCGGGTTCAGGGAGATACCAGAACAGTACGTGAAGAAGAGGTGGACTAGAAGTGCTAGAGATTCCATCCCAGAACACCTAAAAGAGTACGTAAATGATAATGAAGCTGCTGCGTCGAGGACTTATCGACATGACCTAATGTATCAGACGGCACTCGATATGGTTAGGCTCGGTGATACGAacacagagtcgtatcggaagacTATGGATGTCATGTGCAAGCACATTAGTGATTTGAAAATACTGGCTGCCACAGAAGAAACAAACACCAAGGAGAGTAGAAAGAGTGAAAGATTATCAGGGAAGATAGTTGCTGCTGATGTGATGAGTGAGTTCGACGAGGACCTGCTGAACGATAACTTTGTAGATGACTTTGAGGCAgaagaaggtgctggtgaagaatCGTTTGATGAGGAAATAGAAGGTCAGGAGTttgtagaaactccatttggatgtgACATACTTCCTCCAGAATTTAGAAGAGGGAGGGGACGACCTAAAGTCCGAAGGTTCAAGTCAAAGGCAGAAATGGCGTCTCGGCATGGTAAGAAAAGCGGACACGTATCCCAAATGAAAAATGTTGAAACTGGGAGTAGTTCTGCGGGGGCTAGACCGATGCAAATTAGGTATTGTGACAGCTGTGGTCAGCAAGGACACAATAAAAGTACGTGTGGCCGTGATTCGACTTACAAGAGAAAGTAG
- the LOC123162880 gene encoding uncharacterized protein: MGSRSPIKRAYTFRPRRQIQQQISLQLKNSIFLFGSMDGADGSEKPAGEESGRIGSEQPAGDENQSITISLDHYNRMMEVIGRIDHLMTTIEMHGRLISLIRRQLDERRRGTGFAPRRCMACGVTGHNRSTCGRASR; the protein is encoded by the exons ATGGGTTCACGCAGCCCTATAAAGAGGGCCTACACGTTTCGTCCCAGACGCCAGATACAGCAGCAGATTAGTTTACAATTAAAGAATAGTATCTTTCTATTTGGTAGTATGGACGGAGCTGATGGATCCGAGAAGCCCGCCGGTGAAGAGAGTGGACGCATTGGATCTGAGCAGCCCGCCGGTGACGAGAATCAAAGCATCACCATTTCCCTTGA TCACTACAACCGCATGATGGAAGTTATTGGGAGGATCGACCATTTGATGACCACAATTGAGATGCATGGCAGACTAATTTCGTTGATCCGGCGACAACTGGACGAACGTCGACGCGGTACTGGTTTCGCGCCTAGGCGGTGCATGGCTTGCGGCGTGACGGGCCACAATAGGAGTACCTGTGGACGTGCTTCTCGTTAG